Below is a window of Carnobacterium inhibens subsp. inhibens DSM 13024 DNA.
AGAGTTTGAATCGCATATGCGTTTCTGATATTTTTTAGATTCTTTAATATTAAACGTTCATCTGTAATTTTTTTCAATTTATATTAGTCCCTTTCTTTCCAAAATAGTTCATCTAGTGTTTTATTGACTGCGTGGCAGATATTAAGACATAGTTTTAAAGAGGGATTATATTTGCCTTTTTCAATTAGACTAATCGTTTGACGAGTGACGTCTACTTTTTCAGCTAATTGTTGTTGTGTTAAATCAACCTGAATACGCGCAACTTTTATTCTATTATCCACGAATACTATTGACCTCCTTTATTATCCCTTATAGGGAGAGTGTAACATATAAAAAACATTATTCAATATATATATTACACAACTTACAATTCTATTTGTTTATTTAAAAATATAAATTAACACATGAATTTAGATAGTTTCATGCATCTAAAATATAAAAGGTTTATAATTTATTCTTTTTTGATAATTATTCATTGATAGCATTCACCGACTGATAATTTGGTGTTTTCTCATCCTAGTGGTTAAGAAATAAAGGATGGCAAATCGTGTGGTAACTTAATTATACAGGATGTCTCTTTTTTGTATCTGTTTCTGTAACCTATTAATTATACCTCTACAATATTTTTTGTCGTTATTCTCTGTAACATTCAGTAATACAACCTCTTTTATACTATTTATAAAAATGGTAGGATAGAGCTGCATAAATTAACTTTTAATTAGACTAAGGAGAAAAAATGACAAACATTTTATTAAGCATGTTTTACCCAAAAGAAAAATGGAGTGAATCGCTAGAGAGACTCTTAGAAAATAAAAAAATACTTGTACTCGCATTTTCCTTTGCAGAAGAATTCATTAGAAATTCCCAAGAGTGGTCGGATAAGTATGGAGCACCATCGGGAGAATACTATGTTTCGATGATTGAATCTTTCTCGAGCTACGGTGTTCCAGTAGAAAATATTTTTTTTGCCAATTATTTTGAAGATAATCCTGAAAAGCTGAAAAATGAAATCCAGT
It encodes the following:
- a CDS encoding helix-turn-helix transcriptional regulator, whose amino-acid sequence is MDNRIKVARIQVDLTQQQLAEKVDVTRQTISLIEKGKYNPSLKLCLNICHAVNKTLDELFWKERD